In Nonomuraea sp. NBC_00507, the following are encoded in one genomic region:
- a CDS encoding sensor histidine kinase, translating to MGTALLAGLPLSDDPPQLLAWDIALPGATPGVYPRESLLAASVFFRTAFTTLSQRLQDDSATALLLRRLVTTLEQSVSTRSREAATSYAGFLLSKVHEAHLAERRRIARELHDRIGQCLSVAHRQAELAVMHRADDPAKAMVKIERTREAVQEAMWRLRQLTSDLHPLEPIQSLEKALLAHLDVIGAEDVVVELAVNGDENWVAPAISEECLLILTEATRNALSHARASTIVIRVDIAPHELLAAVIDDGCGFDSDRPPARHSLGLISIQERVALLGGTVTITSEVERGTRIDLAVPLRGSLDESY from the coding sequence ATGGGCACGGCATTGCTGGCCGGCCTCCCGCTGTCCGACGACCCACCCCAGCTCCTCGCCTGGGACATTGCCCTGCCCGGGGCGACGCCCGGTGTCTATCCCCGCGAGTCCCTCCTGGCCGCCTCCGTGTTCTTCCGCACGGCGTTCACCACGCTGAGCCAGCGGCTCCAGGACGATTCCGCGACCGCCCTCCTGCTCAGGCGCCTGGTGACGACCCTGGAACAGAGCGTCTCGACACGCAGTAGGGAGGCCGCGACCAGCTACGCCGGCTTCCTGCTCAGCAAGGTGCACGAGGCGCATCTCGCCGAGCGCAGACGCATCGCCAGAGAGCTCCACGACCGCATCGGCCAGTGCCTCAGCGTGGCCCACAGGCAGGCGGAGCTCGCGGTCATGCACCGGGCCGACGATCCCGCCAAGGCCATGGTCAAGATCGAGCGGACGCGGGAGGCCGTCCAGGAGGCCATGTGGCGATTACGGCAGCTGACCTCCGATCTCCACCCCCTCGAGCCGATACAGAGTCTGGAGAAGGCGCTGCTCGCCCATCTCGATGTGATCGGCGCCGAGGACGTGGTGGTCGAGCTGGCGGTCAACGGCGACGAGAACTGGGTGGCACCGGCGATCAGCGAGGAGTGCCTGCTCATCCTGACCGAGGCGACGCGCAACGCGCTCAGTCACGCGAGGGCATCGACCATCGTCATCAGGGTGGACATCGCCCCCCATGAGCTCCTGGCCGCCGTGATCGACGACGGCTGCGGCTTCGACTCGGACCGGCCTCCCGCTCGGCACAGCCTCGGGCTCATCTCCATCCAGGAGCGTGTCGCACTGCTCGGCGGCACGGTCACCATCACCAGCGAGGTGGAGCGGGGCACTCGGATCGACCTCGCCGTGCCGCTGCGAGGGTCGCTCGATGAGTCGTATTGA
- a CDS encoding response regulator transcription factor, whose amino-acid sequence MSEVLGKVLVVDDDEVIRQLIAVNLNLEGFEVATATDGQDCLDRVRDVMPDVITLDVMMPYLDGWATAEKLRTDEDTSHIKVVLITARAQDDDKRRGRGIGVDAYLTKPFDPAELIEVVRDLAANVQG is encoded by the coding sequence GTGAGCGAGGTTCTTGGCAAAGTGCTGGTCGTGGACGATGACGAGGTCATCCGTCAGCTCATCGCAGTCAACCTGAATCTGGAGGGGTTCGAGGTGGCCACCGCCACGGATGGGCAGGATTGCCTTGATCGCGTGCGGGACGTCATGCCCGACGTCATCACGCTGGATGTGATGATGCCGTACCTGGATGGGTGGGCTACGGCGGAGAAGTTGCGTACGGACGAGGACACCAGTCACATCAAGGTCGTGTTGATCACGGCGCGGGCGCAGGATGACGACAAACGCCGGGGGCGGGGTATCGGGGTTGACGCCTACCTCACGAAACCCTTTGATCCGGCGGAGTTGATTGAAGTTGTGCGGGATCTCGCGGCGAACGTTCAAGGGTGA
- a CDS encoding response regulator transcription factor produces the protein MSRIDRPTKIAIVDDHALFREGLREILEGQDDLVVVGEAGTSSGALQLVAEMRPDILLLDVEIPGDAAAHTVSRARAMSPATQVIILSMYDGPHLLRPLLAAGIRGYLLKTVHRHELVSAIRSVHHEPDRIVLAVSQESLTQMESTPAEVLTSKEREVLELVAQAYSNRQIATRLNTTEATVKRHLRNIFVKLGAASRIDAVNRAIDSSLITVSGPAVRNPTTTPPYPSLGL, from the coding sequence ATGAGTCGTATTGACCGCCCGACCAAGATCGCCATCGTGGACGACCACGCGCTGTTCCGGGAGGGCCTGCGGGAGATCCTGGAAGGGCAGGACGACCTGGTGGTCGTGGGCGAGGCCGGCACCTCCAGCGGCGCGCTCCAGCTGGTCGCGGAGATGCGGCCGGACATCCTGCTGCTCGACGTGGAGATCCCCGGCGACGCGGCTGCGCACACCGTGTCCAGGGCGCGCGCGATGTCGCCCGCCACGCAGGTCATCATCCTGAGCATGTACGACGGGCCGCACCTACTGCGCCCGCTCCTGGCCGCCGGCATCCGCGGCTACCTGCTCAAGACCGTGCACCGGCACGAGCTGGTGTCGGCGATCAGAAGCGTCCACCACGAACCCGACCGTATCGTCCTGGCCGTCTCTCAGGAGAGCCTGACGCAGATGGAGAGCACCCCCGCGGAGGTCCTGACGAGCAAGGAGCGAGAGGTGCTGGAGCTGGTCGCTCAGGCGTACAGCAACCGGCAGATCGCGACCCGGCTCAACACCACAGAGGCCACGGTCAAACGCCACCTGCGCAACATCTTCGTGAAGCTCGGCGCCGCCTCGCGCATCGACGCCGTCAACCGGGCGATCGACTCCTCGCTGATCACGGTGTCCGGCCCTGCCGTTCGCAATCCCACCACTACCCCGCCCTACCCCTCATTAGGGCTCTGA
- a CDS encoding DUF998 domain-containing protein has protein sequence MNDIKQRRGAGTALIASGGIFFTAEVIAAAAWTDPPYSYTHHFISNLGVHGPLTAFGQFIYSPLATVMNTGFFLFGLAALSGVVMLRGLPGRRRWAMAATAVLLAVGGMLVGVFPGSDDNGTTDYHGLGALMVFIPGNVLSILIGRAHQLLGISPRLGRALVVFGILGLVSLMAFGTILVSDAGVLIGLFERGIIYPYLIGFIIAGAALRRRRA, from the coding sequence TTGAACGACATCAAGCAGCGCCGCGGGGCGGGGACGGCGCTCATCGCCAGCGGAGGCATCTTCTTCACCGCCGAGGTCATCGCCGCCGCAGCATGGACGGATCCGCCCTACAGCTACACGCACCACTTCATCAGCAACCTCGGGGTTCACGGCCCCCTAACGGCGTTTGGGCAGTTCATCTACTCCCCGCTCGCGACGGTGATGAATACCGGCTTCTTCTTGTTCGGGCTCGCCGCGCTGAGCGGCGTCGTCATGCTGAGGGGACTGCCGGGCAGGCGGCGCTGGGCGATGGCCGCGACGGCGGTGCTGCTGGCGGTCGGCGGCATGCTGGTGGGAGTGTTTCCGGGGTCTGACGACAACGGCACGACCGACTACCACGGGCTGGGCGCTCTCATGGTGTTCATCCCCGGCAACGTGCTTTCCATCCTGATCGGCAGGGCGCATCAGCTCCTAGGAATCTCCCCCAGACTGGGCCGGGCCCTGGTGGTGTTCGGGATACTCGGCTTGGTCTCGCTGATGGCCTTCGGAACCATCCTCGTCTCGGATGCCGGCGTCCTCATCGGCCTCTTCGAACGCGGAATCATCTATCCGTACCTGATCGGCTTCATCATCGCGGGAGCAGCACTACGGAGGCGCCGTGCGTAG
- a CDS encoding AIM24 family protein, whose protein sequence is MRSSIFGNLDGQPLPGGFALENKKMLRVQLPHEVLAKQGSMVAFQGQMDFDYEGAGGLGKLFKKAVTGEGASLMRVRGEGLLYLADNADDIHLFYLENEGLTVNGRNLLAFQPQLTWDIQRVQGAGVAAGGLFNTTVTGTGWVAVTTHGTPVLLDVARMPTFADGQSAVCWSTGLQVGVNRTMKVGALIGRGSGEAMQLAFRGQGFVLVQASEGAPIVTGQ, encoded by the coding sequence GTGCGTAGCTCGATTTTCGGCAATCTCGACGGCCAGCCGCTGCCCGGTGGGTTCGCGCTGGAGAACAAGAAGATGTTGCGGGTCCAGTTGCCTCATGAGGTGCTCGCCAAACAAGGCTCGATGGTCGCCTTTCAGGGGCAGATGGACTTCGATTACGAGGGCGCAGGAGGGCTCGGCAAGCTGTTCAAGAAGGCCGTCACCGGTGAGGGCGCCTCGCTCATGCGGGTCCGTGGTGAGGGCCTGCTCTACCTGGCCGACAATGCCGACGACATTCACCTGTTCTACCTGGAGAACGAAGGGCTGACCGTCAACGGGCGGAATCTGCTGGCGTTTCAGCCGCAGCTCACTTGGGACATTCAGCGGGTGCAAGGGGCTGGGGTGGCTGCGGGTGGGCTGTTCAACACGACGGTCACGGGGACGGGGTGGGTGGCGGTGACCACGCACGGCACGCCGGTGCTCCTCGATGTCGCCCGCATGCCGACGTTCGCGGACGGGCAGTCGGCGGTCTGCTGGAGCACGGGGCTTCAGGTCGGGGTCAACCGGACGATGAAGGTGGGGGCGTTGATCGGGCGGGGGAGCGGGGAGGCCATGCAGCTGGCGTTCAGGGGGCAGGGCTTCGTGCTGGTGCAGGCCAGTGAAGGTGCCCCCATAGTGACAGGCCAGTGA
- a CDS encoding AfsR/SARP family transcriptional regulator: MDGDARLRVRLLGAFQVSRGDAVLPVAGARLQGLLVRLALAGGRAVEPGVLVDAIWAEEPPSGPAHALQTLVSRLRRALTPTGAAGGVVVQVAGGYRLAVDAADVDASRFERLTAAGRERLRAGDPEAAVAALAEAVALWGDDPGAEPAVIAAVAPTVATRLVHVSIEAVSDLADAELSLGRAEVAAARLTGLLAEQPVHERAAALLMDALAAQGRQAEALAVYERVRQTLADVLGADPGTALRERHQRLLRPGQSAAAVTGRNAGWQAATDPGQKRPTNLPAPLTSFIGRDDDLSRIGTLLTTRRLVTVLGPGGSGKTRLALEAARRHRHEYRDGAWLIDLAPVTEPAKIATAVLAGIGLRGGAMLDARKRVEGDELDVLVGELGGRESLLLVDNCEHLIDAVAHLVAALLPRSPGLRVLATSREPLAVDGEALVPLAPLALPDPDDSVEQARRAASVRLFTDRATAVRPGFDVDETTLPDIVRVVHGLDGLPLALELAAARLRTLSLPDLAGGLSDRFRLLSTGSRTALPRHRTLRAVIAWSWELLSDHERIVAERISILPGGVTPASATAACAGTTVPTAAIPELLATLVDRSLLQLAPSTGRYRMLETIREYGADRLTDTGDLRTARDLAAAHFTELMARHDPQLRGPGQLTAMKVISAEYDNTLAALRHLCATHDSPGATALALTLTWYWQMSGRHSDAAYWLGEALALPGGGPTPERDCARAVYLLNRADILSGITAGEAADDRAEMRELADRLLAHPELPSHYRVFGPVLLFLLEEEEAAFAIFLRLADDDDVWLSGLAHMFLAEIAENAGALDRMRVHVEAALACFRQVGDRWGEAATLPRRARLRRYDDLDGALADLLEARALAGEFGSLSLGDQLYSDLRWIDVHMRRGDTDWAMAMIDSARERALHASSAELLVLVDAREADIRVRLGDLGRAADLLDDAERGLPGDTTFPADHARTLVGSARAALCLALGDLPGADKALREAYAAALATRELPILSLVTVNAAALAETRGWQHESAVLLGTAARLRGAHDHTDPQVRELTRRGQAALGREEFAAAYAKGWELDVKTAVTTADPAG; the protein is encoded by the coding sequence ATGGACGGGGATGCACGGCTTCGCGTCAGGCTGCTCGGCGCGTTTCAGGTGTCCCGCGGTGACGCCGTCCTGCCCGTTGCGGGTGCGCGGTTGCAGGGCCTGCTCGTACGGCTGGCGCTCGCCGGTGGCCGCGCGGTCGAGCCGGGCGTGCTGGTCGACGCGATCTGGGCCGAGGAGCCGCCGTCCGGCCCTGCCCACGCCCTGCAGACCCTCGTATCCCGGCTGCGCCGCGCCCTCACCCCGACCGGCGCGGCCGGTGGCGTTGTCGTGCAGGTCGCGGGGGGCTACCGGCTGGCGGTGGACGCGGCCGACGTGGACGCATCGCGCTTTGAGCGGCTCACCGCTGCCGGTCGGGAGAGGCTACGGGCAGGTGACCCGGAGGCCGCGGTCGCCGCGCTCGCCGAGGCCGTGGCGTTGTGGGGCGATGATCCTGGCGCCGAACCGGCAGTCATCGCCGCGGTCGCGCCCACGGTCGCGACACGGCTGGTACATGTGTCGATCGAGGCGGTCTCCGACCTCGCCGACGCCGAGTTGTCGCTGGGACGGGCCGAGGTGGCCGCTGCCCGGCTGACCGGGTTGCTGGCCGAGCAGCCGGTCCACGAGCGGGCGGCCGCGCTGCTGATGGACGCGCTCGCCGCTCAGGGGCGTCAGGCCGAGGCGCTGGCCGTCTACGAGCGGGTCCGGCAGACCCTGGCCGATGTCCTCGGCGCCGACCCGGGCACCGCCCTGCGGGAACGCCACCAGCGCCTGCTGCGCCCCGGCCAGAGCGCCGCGGCTGTAACCGGGCGGAATGCCGGGTGGCAGGCGGCCACCGACCCCGGCCAGAAACGGCCGACCAACCTGCCCGCGCCGCTGACCAGCTTCATCGGCCGCGACGATGACCTCAGCCGCATCGGCACCCTGCTCACCACCAGGCGCCTGGTCACCGTCCTCGGCCCCGGCGGCTCCGGGAAGACTCGGCTCGCGCTGGAGGCCGCTCGCCGCCACCGCCACGAATACCGCGACGGCGCCTGGCTCATCGACCTCGCCCCCGTCACCGAACCAGCGAAGATCGCCACGGCCGTGCTCGCCGGGATCGGGCTGCGCGGCGGCGCGATGCTCGACGCCCGCAAGCGAGTCGAGGGTGACGAGCTGGACGTCCTCGTCGGCGAGCTCGGCGGCAGGGAGAGCCTGCTGCTGGTCGACAACTGCGAGCACCTGATCGACGCCGTGGCCCACCTGGTCGCGGCGCTGCTGCCCCGTAGCCCCGGGCTGCGCGTGCTCGCCACCAGCCGCGAACCCCTCGCGGTCGACGGCGAGGCGCTCGTGCCGCTGGCCCCGCTCGCGCTGCCTGACCCGGACGACAGCGTCGAACAGGCCCGAAGGGCGGCCTCGGTGCGCCTGTTCACCGATCGGGCCACCGCCGTACGACCCGGTTTCGACGTCGACGAGACCACACTGCCCGACATAGTGCGCGTGGTGCACGGCCTGGACGGCCTGCCGCTGGCCCTCGAGCTGGCCGCCGCCCGGCTGCGGACGCTGTCACTGCCCGACCTGGCCGGCGGGCTCTCCGACCGGTTCCGGCTGCTGTCCACCGGCAGCCGCACCGCGCTACCCCGGCACCGCACCCTGCGCGCGGTCATCGCCTGGAGCTGGGAGCTGCTGAGCGATCACGAACGCATCGTCGCGGAACGGATCTCCATCCTGCCCGGCGGCGTCACACCCGCCTCAGCCACCGCCGCCTGCGCCGGCACCACCGTGCCCACCGCCGCAATCCCCGAACTGCTCGCCACCCTCGTCGACCGGTCACTGCTGCAGCTCGCGCCCAGCACCGGCCGCTACCGCATGCTCGAAACCATCCGCGAGTACGGCGCCGACCGCCTGACCGACACCGGCGACCTCCGCACGGCCCGCGACCTGGCCGCCGCCCACTTCACCGAGCTGATGGCCCGCCACGACCCTCAACTGCGCGGGCCCGGCCAGCTGACGGCCATGAAGGTCATCAGCGCCGAGTACGACAACACCCTCGCCGCCCTGCGCCACCTGTGCGCCACCCACGACTCCCCCGGCGCGACCGCCCTCGCCCTGACCCTGACCTGGTACTGGCAGATGTCCGGCCGCCACTCCGACGCCGCCTACTGGCTGGGCGAGGCCCTGGCGCTGCCCGGCGGCGGGCCGACGCCCGAGCGCGACTGCGCCCGAGCCGTCTACTTGCTCAACCGGGCGGACATCCTGTCGGGGATCACCGCTGGGGAAGCCGCGGACGACCGGGCGGAGATGCGCGAGCTGGCCGACCGGCTGCTCGCGCATCCGGAGCTGCCGAGCCACTACCGCGTGTTCGGCCCGGTCCTGCTCTTCCTGCTGGAGGAGGAGGAGGCCGCGTTCGCGATCTTCCTGCGCCTGGCCGACGACGACGACGTGTGGCTGTCCGGGCTGGCCCACATGTTCCTGGCCGAGATCGCCGAGAACGCGGGCGCGCTCGACCGGATGCGTGTCCACGTGGAGGCGGCCCTGGCCTGCTTCCGGCAGGTCGGCGACCGTTGGGGCGAGGCCGCCACGCTTCCGAGGCGCGCCCGGCTGCGGCGATACGACGACCTCGACGGCGCGCTGGCCGACCTGCTCGAGGCCCGCGCGCTGGCCGGTGAGTTCGGCTCGCTCAGCCTCGGCGACCAGCTCTACAGCGACCTGCGCTGGATCGACGTGCACATGCGGCGCGGCGACACCGACTGGGCGATGGCGATGATCGACTCCGCCCGGGAGCGTGCGCTGCACGCGTCCTCGGCGGAGCTGCTGGTCCTGGTCGACGCGCGGGAGGCCGACATCCGGGTGCGGCTCGGCGACCTGGGCAGGGCGGCCGACCTACTCGACGACGCCGAACGAGGTCTGCCCGGCGACACCACGTTCCCCGCCGACCACGCCCGGACGCTGGTCGGCAGCGCACGGGCCGCCCTCTGCCTGGCTCTGGGCGACCTGCCCGGCGCCGACAAGGCGCTGCGGGAAGCGTACGCGGCCGCACTGGCAACCCGGGAACTGCCGATCCTGTCGCTGGTGACGGTGAACGCGGCCGCGCTCGCCGAAACGCGCGGCTGGCAGCACGAGTCGGCCGTGCTGCTCGGAACCGCCGCCCGGCTGCGGGGCGCGCACGACCACACCGATCCGCAGGTCCGCGAGCTCACCCGCCGTGGTCAGGCCGCGCTGGGCAGGGAAGAGTTCGCCGCAGCGTACGCGAAAGGCTGGGAGCTGGACGTAAAGACCGCCGTGACCACAGCCGACCCGGCCGGCTGA
- a CDS encoding universal stress protein — translation MIIVGVDGSRTGLEAAAWATAEAALRRTRLVVAHAVAKWVYEDTPSSHYAEVRRWMREGATTVLAAAEDRVRREHPEVEVTTELLPGDPRTALIHASEGAELLVVGSRGIGGIRGLLVGSVAHGVAAHARTNVVLIRELPRPPRREIVAGVDGSPGGLCALDFALTEAELHGARVRAVQAWAWPHPSGFEPADPNGEQNALRALQKLTADGRSRHPGVEVVAEVVHGHPIEVLKEAAARADLLVVGTRGHGQLTGMIMGSISHALLHHASCPLAIVRP, via the coding sequence GTGATCATCGTTGGGGTGGACGGCTCACGCACCGGGCTGGAAGCCGCCGCGTGGGCTACTGCCGAGGCCGCCCTTCGACGCACGCGGCTCGTCGTGGCCCACGCCGTGGCCAAGTGGGTGTACGAGGACACGCCCAGCAGCCACTACGCCGAGGTCAGGCGATGGATGCGCGAGGGCGCCACCACAGTGCTCGCGGCGGCCGAGGACCGGGTCCGTCGCGAGCACCCGGAGGTGGAGGTGACCACCGAGCTGCTGCCCGGCGATCCCCGCACTGCGTTGATCCACGCCTCCGAAGGCGCCGAGCTGCTGGTCGTGGGCAGCCGCGGCATCGGCGGCATCCGCGGGCTGCTGGTCGGGTCCGTCGCGCACGGAGTGGCCGCGCACGCCCGTACGAACGTGGTCCTCATCCGTGAGCTGCCCCGGCCGCCGCGCAGGGAAATCGTGGCCGGGGTGGACGGCTCGCCCGGCGGGCTGTGCGCACTCGACTTCGCCCTCACCGAGGCCGAGTTGCACGGTGCGCGGGTGCGTGCCGTACAGGCGTGGGCCTGGCCGCACCCGAGCGGCTTCGAACCGGCCGACCCCAACGGCGAGCAGAACGCCCTCCGGGCGCTGCAGAAGCTGACCGCCGACGGCCGGTCGCGGCATCCAGGGGTGGAGGTGGTGGCCGAGGTCGTCCACGGGCACCCCATCGAGGTGCTCAAGGAAGCGGCTGCGCGGGCCGACCTGCTGGTAGTGGGGACGCGCGGGCACGGTCAGCTGACTGGGATGATCATGGGTTCGATCAGCCACGCCCTGCTCCACCACGCGTCGTGCCCGCTCGCCATCGTCCGCCCCTGA
- a CDS encoding 4'-phosphopantetheinyl transferase family protein, whose product MNAEALIGNILPPWVAAVDTFKDHDAALFAAEKEVISKSVEKRRAEFATARMCARKAMSALGLPPQPLLPGVRGEPQWPKGLVGSITHCAGYRAAVIGARSEAITIGIDAEPDETVPNGVLDAISQPEEREAIRTLSREHPGTSWDRLLFSAKESVYKAWFPLTKRWLDFENALVTIDPLRGTFTARLLVNGPHVLGRQLTGFSGRWMAEEGLILTAIVISARADKGRHRSAGFVVAPTGSGKSSAISEGGRTTS is encoded by the coding sequence GTGAACGCTGAAGCCTTGATCGGGAACATCCTTCCTCCGTGGGTGGCGGCCGTCGACACGTTCAAAGACCACGACGCGGCACTGTTCGCCGCGGAGAAGGAGGTGATCAGCAAGTCCGTCGAGAAGAGACGCGCGGAGTTCGCCACGGCGCGGATGTGCGCCAGGAAGGCCATGAGCGCGCTCGGCCTGCCGCCGCAGCCGCTGCTCCCCGGCGTACGCGGCGAGCCCCAGTGGCCCAAGGGCCTGGTCGGCAGCATCACGCACTGTGCGGGATACCGCGCCGCGGTCATCGGGGCCCGATCGGAGGCCATCACGATCGGCATAGACGCCGAACCCGATGAGACCGTGCCCAACGGAGTGCTGGACGCCATCTCCCAGCCCGAGGAGCGCGAGGCCATCAGGACGCTCTCCCGCGAGCATCCCGGCACGTCATGGGACCGCCTGCTGTTCAGTGCCAAGGAGTCGGTCTACAAGGCCTGGTTCCCGCTGACCAAGCGGTGGCTGGACTTCGAGAACGCCCTGGTGACCATCGATCCGCTGCGGGGAACGTTCACCGCCCGCCTGCTCGTGAACGGGCCGCACGTGCTGGGCCGGCAACTGACGGGGTTCTCCGGTCGCTGGATGGCCGAGGAAGGGCTGATCCTCACCGCCATCGTCATATCCGCGCGCGCCGACAAAGGACGTCACCGATCTGCGGGCTTCGTGGTCGCACCTACCGGCTCAGGAAAGAGCTCCGCGATCTCGGAAGGCGGCAGGACAACGTCCTGA
- a CDS encoding cellulose binding domain-containing protein, translated as MRKTWALLAALLATAGAVLFLTTTPASAAAIRVMPLGDSITGSPGCWRALLWNKLQSTGYTDVDFVGTLPAQGCSVPYDGDNEGHGGYLATNVANQNQLPGWLAATRPDIVMMHFGTNDVWSNIPPATILSAYTTLVNQMRASNPAMKILVAKIIPMNPSTCAECAQRAVNLNDAIPGWAATTSTQQSPITVVDQWTGFSTSTDTYDGVHPNAAGDQKISDKWYPALVNALSGVTPSPTVTPTVTPTVTPTGTGGCTAAYKNVGQWQGGFQGEVTVKNTGTAPMNGWTVRWAFANGQQISQIWNGTLSASGADVTVRNVSWNGSLAPGATATFGFLASWNGANTAPAPTCA; from the coding sequence ATGCGGAAGACCTGGGCGTTACTGGCGGCGTTGCTCGCGACGGCCGGCGCAGTGCTGTTCTTGACGACCACCCCGGCCAGCGCCGCCGCCATCAGGGTCATGCCCCTGGGCGACTCGATCACCGGCTCCCCCGGCTGCTGGCGGGCCCTGCTCTGGAACAAGCTCCAGAGCACCGGCTACACGGACGTCGACTTCGTCGGCACCCTCCCGGCGCAGGGCTGCTCGGTCCCGTACGACGGCGACAACGAGGGACACGGCGGCTACCTGGCCACGAACGTCGCCAACCAGAACCAACTGCCCGGCTGGCTCGCCGCGACCCGGCCCGACATCGTCATGATGCATTTCGGCACCAACGACGTGTGGAGCAACATCCCGCCCGCGACGATCCTCAGCGCGTACACCACGCTGGTGAACCAGATGCGGGCGAGCAACCCCGCCATGAAGATCCTCGTCGCCAAGATCATCCCGATGAACCCGTCCACGTGCGCCGAATGCGCCCAGCGCGCCGTGAACCTGAACGACGCCATCCCCGGCTGGGCCGCCACCACCTCCACCCAGCAGTCGCCGATCACGGTGGTGGACCAGTGGACGGGGTTCAGCACCAGCACGGACACGTACGACGGAGTGCACCCGAACGCGGCGGGCGACCAGAAGATCTCCGACAAGTGGTACCCGGCCCTGGTGAACGCCCTGTCCGGCGTAACCCCGTCGCCCACCGTAACCCCGACCGTAACCCCCACCGTCACCCCCACCGGCACTGGCGGATGCACGGCCGCGTACAAGAACGTCGGCCAGTGGCAGGGCGGCTTCCAGGGCGAGGTCACCGTCAAGAACACCGGCACCGCGCCGATGAACGGATGGACGGTCCGGTGGGCGTTCGCCAACGGGCAGCAGATCAGCCAGATCTGGAACGGCACGCTGAGCGCGAGCGGCGCGGACGTGACGGTGCGTAACGTGAGCTGGAACGGCTCGCTGGCACCCGGCGCCACGGCCACATTCGGCTTCCTCGCCTCCTGGAACGGCGCCAACACCGCCCCCGCGCCGACCTGCGCCTAG
- a CDS encoding class I SAM-dependent methyltransferase, which yields MEDPTPRTTATYDRIAPVFAERSRTRSGGFLAFRQRFAEVARGPVADLGCGPGHDAAWFLEQGLPVVGVDRSTEMARLAAAQRVPAVLGDLRRPPLAPGSLAGLWCCAALLHVPADETEPTLRAWSAALRPGGVLGMSTSAGDRQEWEPIPYDTEVSRWFVHRDPDTLLAMLESTGFEVLEHGLSTTHRTWLSVLARRREV from the coding sequence ATGGAGGATCCGACCCCCCGCACAACGGCGACCTACGACCGCATCGCCCCGGTTTTCGCCGAGCGCAGCCGGACCCGCAGCGGCGGCTTCCTGGCCTTCCGTCAGCGGTTCGCCGAGGTGGCGCGGGGGCCGGTGGCCGACCTGGGGTGTGGTCCTGGGCATGACGCGGCCTGGTTCCTGGAGCAGGGGCTGCCGGTGGTCGGGGTCGACCGCTCGACCGAGATGGCCAGGCTGGCCGCCGCCCAGAGGGTGCCCGCGGTGCTCGGTGACCTGCGCAGGCCGCCGCTCGCCCCCGGCTCACTGGCGGGTCTGTGGTGCTGTGCGGCGCTGCTCCACGTGCCCGCCGACGAGACCGAGCCGACGTTGCGCGCCTGGTCGGCGGCGCTGCGGCCGGGCGGCGTGCTCGGAATGAGCACTTCAGCCGGCGACCGGCAGGAATGGGAGCCGATCCCCTACGACACCGAGGTCTCCCGGTGGTTCGTGCACCGCGACCCCGACACGCTGCTGGCGATGCTGGAATCGACCGGGTTCGAGGTCCTGGAACACGGTCTGAGCACCACCCACCGCACCTGGCTCAGCGTGCTGGCGCGCCGGCGCGAGGTTTGA